A single Populus alba chromosome 7, ASM523922v2, whole genome shotgun sequence DNA region contains:
- the LOC118049726 gene encoding porphobilinogen deaminase, chloroplastic translates to METLSSLCTSQALMSGPSCSAIFCTSGSVSFTGFSLKTQAFSKKKHTLSFVKASVAVEQQTQEAKVALIRIGTRGSPLALAQAHETRDKLMASHSDLAEEGAIQIVIIKTTGDKIQSQPLADIGGKGLFTKEIDEALINGDIDIAVHSMKDVPTYLPEKTILPCNLPREDVRDAFISLSAASLADLPAGSVIGTASLRRKSQILHRYPSLSVEENFRGNVQTRLRKLNEGVVKATLLALAGLKRLNMTENVTSILPLDDMLPAVAQGAIGIACRSNDDKMVNYLASLNHEETRLAVACERAFLETLDGSCRTPIAGYARKDENGDCIFKGLVASPDGTRVLETSRKGPYAFDDMIAMGMDAGKELLSQAGPGFFDR, encoded by the exons ATGGAGACTCTATCTTCTCTATGTACAAGCCAAGCTCTAATGTCCGGTCCATCATGTTCAGCCATTTTTTGCACTAGTGGGTCTGTTTCTTTTACTGGGTTTTCTCTAAAAACTCAagctttttcaaaaaagaaacacaCTTTGAGTTTTGTCAAGGCTTCTGTTGCTGTCGAGCAGCAAACCCAGGAAGCTAAAGTTGCTCTCATTAGAATTGGCACTAGAGGAAG CCCGCTTGCACTTGCTCAAGCTCATGAGACACGAGACAAGCTCATGGCTTCGCATTCAGATCTAGCCGAAGAAGGGGCTATACAAATTGTGATAATAAAGACAACAGGAGATAAGATACAAAGTCAACCACTTGCAGACATCGGTGGGAAAGGATTGTTCACGAAAGAAATAGACGAGGCACTGATAAATGGTGACATTGACATTGCCGTTCACTCAATGAAAGATGTTCCTACATATTTACCAGAGAAGACAATCCTCCCCTGTAACCTTCCACGTGAGGATGTTAGGGATGCATTTATTTCCTTGAGTGCAGCTTCACTAGCAGATCTTCCTGCTGGTAGTGTCATTGGAACTGCCTCACTCAGAAGAAAGTCACAAATACTCCACAGATATCCATCACTCAGT GTGGAAGAAAATTTTCGGGGCAATGTTCAGACAAGGCTGAGAAAACTTAATGAAGGAGTTGTAAAAGCAACGCTATTGGCATTAGCTGGACTTAAACGCTTAAATATGACAGAAAATGTAACTTCCATTCTTCCACTTGATGACATGCTTCCAGCAGTTGCCCAGGGTGCAATTGGAATTGCGTGTCGAAGCAATGATGATAAAATG GTTAATTATTTGGCTTCATTGAACCACGAGGAAACAAGACTAGCAGTTGCATGTGAGAGGGCCTTTCTTGAAACCTTAGACGGGTCCTGTCGTACTCCTATCGCTGGATATGCTAGAAAAGATGAAAATGGTGATTGCATATTTAAAGGGCTGGTTGCTTCTCCTGATGGTACACGTG TACTGGAAACTTCAAGAAAAGGTCCATATGCTTTTGATGATATGATTGCAATGGGAATGGATGCCGGCAAGGAACTTCTTTCACAGGCAGGCCCTGGATTCTTCGACCGATGA
- the LOC118049728 gene encoding thioredoxin-like protein YLS8, which yields MSYLLPHLHSGWAVDQAILAEEERLVVIRFGHDWDETCMQMDEVLASVAETIKNFAVIYLVDITEVPDFNTMYELYDPSTVMFFFRNKHIMIDLGTGNNNKINWALKDKQEFIDIVETVYRGARKGRGLVIAPKDYSTKYRY from the exons atgtcgTATCTGCTACCTCACTTGCACTCAGGATGGGCTGTAGACCAGGCGATTCTAGCTGAAGAAGAGCGATTGGTAGTCATTCGATTTGGTCATGATTGGGATGAGACTTGTATGCAG ATGGATGAAGTGTTGGCGTCAGTAGCAGAAACGATAAAGAATTTTGCTGTGATATACCTGGTGGACATCACAGAGGTTCCTGATTTTAACACAATGTATGAGTTGTATGATCCATCTACTGTCATGTTCTTCTTCAGGAACAAGCATATTATGATTGATCTTGGAACTGGTAATAACAACAAGATCAACTGGGCTCTCAAAGACAAGCAGGAATTCATTGACATTGTTGAGACTGTCTACCGGGGGGCAAGGAAGGGTCGTGGTCTTGTCATTGCACCGAAAGACTACTCCACAAAGTACCGCTACTAA
- the LOC118049727 gene encoding chaperone protein dnaJ C76, chloroplastic: protein MPAGCLPSLYTPFASMITKILTPKTFTSFPPTSSRKTCNYSMTCRATSSSSSSSSYSSITDFDLYDLLGIDSSSDHSQIKIAYRTLQKRCHPDIAGPAGHDMAIILNEAYSLLSDPNSRLAYDKEQAKMAELRGFSGKPIYSVWFGSEGEQRAVFVDEVKCVGCLKCALIAEKTFAIESLHGRARVVAQWADPEHKIQAAIDACPVDCISTVERSDLAALEFLMSKQPRGSVRVGGGNTAGERVSNIFIDVKKFQNRFVDAMNKANPQNSMESDLQREARISAFQAIRSISNWLYWQSPKTRADSPESCQKLARIVRKSPQPNIDKIREAAAARKKARESTRPFRQTPSSSLHYDEYWTPTQFLPASINSSSSRATPETSHTKEPKKLEKDNRGEEKRQANPIRWEIPMVPAIIAAVIIHLQVGEGTGGRLNEHVGGSFALEIVNSSWLQVTLAGITWYLIGLAIIGVVEAIRKR from the exons ATGCCTGCTGGTTGCCTGCCTTCTTTATACACGCCATTTGCTTCAATGATAACCAAAATCTTAACCCCAAAAACCTTCACTTCCTTCCCTCCGACGTCGTCTAGGAAAACATGTAACTATTCTATGACATGTAGAGCAACttcatcgtcatcgtcatcgtctTCTTATTCATCAATCACAGACTTTGATCTCTATGATCTTCTAGGTATAGATAGCTCAAGCGATCATTCACAGATAAAAATAGCTTACAGGACTTTGCAAAAAAGATGCCACCCTGACATAGCAGGGCCAGCAGGACATGACATGGCTATTATACTCAACGAAGCTTACTCACTTTTGTCTGATCCAAATTCACGTTTGGCTTATGATAAG GAACAGGCAAAGATGGCAGAACTTCGTGGCTTCTCTGGCAAACCAATATATTCAGTATGGTTTGGCTCAGAAGGTGAACAAAGAGCGGTTTTTGTCGATGAAGTGAAGTGTGTTGGTTGCTTAAAATGTGCCTTAATTGCAGAGAAAACGTTTGCTATCGAATCACTTCACGGAAGAGCAAGAGTTGTTGCACAATGGGCTGACCCTGAGCACAAAATCCAAGCTGCAATAGACGCATGTCCTGTCGATTGCATCTC GACTGTGGAGAGGTCAGACTTGGCAGCACTAGAGTTCCTGATGTCCAAGCAGCCTCGAGGCAGCGTACGAGTTGGTGGAGGCAACACAGCCGGAGAGCGTGTCTCAAACATTTTCATAGATGtgaaaaaattccaaaacaGATTTGTTGATGCCATGAACAAAGCCAACCCTCAGAACTCCATG gAATCCGACCTGCAAAGAGAAGCAAGAATATCAGCTTTCCAAGCAATTAGATCAATCTCAAATTGGCTTTACTGGCAATCACCAAAAACAAGAGCAGACTCACCAGAATCTTGTCAAAAGCTGGCAAGGATCGTAAGAAAATCTCCTCAGCCAAATATCGACAAGATTCGGGAGGCTGCTGCagcaagaaagaaagcaagagagAGCACAAGGCCCTTTCGTCAAACCCCATCAAGTTCCTTACATTATGACGAGTATTGGACTCCAACTCAGTTTCTTCCCGCCTCAATCAATAGTTCTAGCTCCAGAGCCACACCAGAGACTTCACATACTAAAGAACCAAAGAAGCTTGAGAAAGATAACaggggagaagagaaaagacAAGCAAATCCCATAAGATGGGAAATACCAATGGTGCCTGCAATAATTGCAGCTGTTATAATACATTTGCAAGTAGGAGAAGGGACAGGTGGTAGATTGAATGAGCATGTCGGTGGTTCGTTCGCATTGGAGATTGTAAATAGCTCTTGGTTACAAGTTACATTAGCTGGGATTACATGGTATTTGATTGGTTTAGCAATTATAGGAGTAGTTGAAGCAATTCGCAAGAGGTAA